A genomic region of Ictidomys tridecemlineatus isolate mIctTri1 chromosome 10, mIctTri1.hap1, whole genome shotgun sequence contains the following coding sequences:
- the Decr2 gene encoding peroxisomal 2,4-dienoyl-CoA reductase [(3E)-enoyl-CoA-producing] isoform X1 — protein sequence MAQLPPDVEEDECLPEYRYLFCPDLLHDLLKGHFFSCFRDKVAFITGGGSGIGFRIAEIFMRYTLPETLREPTGTTAVLRLAIWFCRHGCHTVIASRSLLRVSMAAKKLIAATGRQCLPLSMDVRAPPAIMAAVDQALKEFGKIDILINGAAGNFLCPASALSFNAFKTVVDIDTIGTFNVSRVLYEKFFRVGVLSARISSLPAADLPPHPPVLQDHGGVIVNITATLNLRGQVLQVHAGSAKAAVDAMTRHLAVEWGPQNIRINSLAPGPISGTEGLRRLGGSPARVSTKALVSPLQRLGNKTEIAHSVLYLASPLASFVTGTMLVVDGGAWLTSPNDTKQLADFESSSAKL from the exons ATGGCTCAGCTGCCGCCCGACGTGGAAGAGGACGAATGTCTTCCTGAGTACCGCTACCTGTTCTGCCCGGACCTGCTCCA TGACCTTTTAAAAGGTCACTTCTTTTCTTGTTTCAGGGACAAAGTGGCCTTTATCACAGGAGGTGGCTCTGGAATTGGGTTCCGGATTGCTGAGATATTCATGCG CTATACTCTACCTGAGACCCTGAGGGAACCCACTGGTACAACTGCTGTCCTCAGGCTTGCCATCTGGTTTTGCAGGCATGGCTGCCACACGGTCATCGCCAGCAGGAGTCTGCTGAGAGTTTCCATG GCTGCCAAGAAGTTGATTGCTGCTACTGGCCGGCAGTGTCTCCCTTTATCTATGGATGTCCGAGCTCCCCCAGCCATCATGGCCGCTGTGGACCAGGCACTGAAGGAGTTTGGCAAAATCGATATCCTTATTAATG GTGCAGCTGGAAACTTCTTGTGTCCCGCCAGTGCTCTGTCCTTCAATGCCTTCAAGACTGTGGTTGACATTGACACCATTGGCACCTTCAATGTGTCTCGTGTGCTCTATGAGAAGTTCTTCCGGGTGGGTGTCCTCTCGGCCAGGATCTCCTCTCTGCCTGCTGCTGACTTACCACCCCACCCTCCTGTGTTACAGGACCATGGAGGGGTGATCGTGAACATCACTGCTACCCTGAATCTCCGGGGGCAGGTGCTCCAGGTGCACGCAGGCTCTGCCAAGGCAGCTGTGG ATGCAATGACACGGCACTTGGCTGTGGAGTGGGGTCCCCAGAACATTCGCATCAACAGCCTTGCCCCAGGCCCCATCAGTGGCACAGAGGGCTTACGGCGATTGG GTGGTTCCCCGGCCAGAGTAAGCACAAAGGCCCTTGTGAGCCCTCTGCAGAGGCTGGGAAACAAGACGGAGATTGCCCATAGTGTGCTCTACCTGGCCAGCCCTCTGGCTTCCTTTGTGACTGGGACCATGCTGGTTGTTGATGGTGGGGCCTGGCTGACATCCCCTAATGACACCAAGCAGCTGGCAGACTTCGAATCCTCCTCTGCTAAGCTCTAG
- the Nme4 gene encoding nucleoside diphosphate kinase, mitochondrial isoform X1 — MGGLYGRAALRALLCGPRPPGPRQLVRPSSGGPSWTQERTLVAVKPDGVQRRLIGAVIQRFERRGFKLVGMKMLQAPESILAEHYQDLQRKPFYPALISYMSSGPVVAMVWEGYNVVRASRAMIGHSDSTEAAPGTIRGDFSIHISSHLLAPVGAGEQQIDPRALGCTLETKLLVTWHRNIIHASDSVEGAQREIQLWFQSSELVNWADGGHYSSSYPA, encoded by the exons ATGGGCGGCCTCTACGGGCGTGCAGCGCTTCGGGCGCTGTTGTGCGGGCCGCGCCCCCCGGGCCCGCGCCAGCTGGTGCGCCCCAGCTCGG GAGGGCCCTCCTGGACCCAGGAGCGCACCCTGGTTGCAGTGAAGCCAGATGGGGTACAGCGGCGGCTCATTGGAGCTGTGATCCAGCGCTTTGAGAGGCGGGGCTTCAAGCTGGTTGGCATGAAGATGCTGCAG GCACCTGAGAGCATCCTTGCTGAGCACTACCAGGACCTACAGAGGAAGCCCTTTTACCCAGCCCTCATCAGCTACATGAGCTCTGGGCCCGTGGTGGCAATG GTCTGGGAAGGGTACAATGTGGTCCGCGCCTCAAGGGCCATGATAGGACACAGTGACTCCACTGAGGCTGCCCCTGGGACCATCCGGGGGGACTTCAGCATCCACATCAGCAG TCACCTGCTTGCTCCCGTGGGTGCAGGGGAGCAGCAGATTGACCCTAGGGCCCTCGGGTGCACACTGGAGACTAAGCTACTTGTCACCTGGCACAGGAACATCATCCACGCCAGTGACTCAGTGGAAGGGGCCCAGAGAGAGATCCAGCTGTGGTTCCAGAGCAGCGAGCTGGTGAACTGGGCAGATGGGGGCCACTATAGCAGCAGCTACCCAGCTTGA
- the Decr2 gene encoding peroxisomal 2,4-dienoyl-CoA reductase [(3E)-enoyl-CoA-producing] isoform X2 — MAQLPPDVEEDECLPEYRYLFCPDLLQDKVAFITGGGSGIGFRIAEIFMRYTLPETLREPTGTTAVLRLAIWFCRHGCHTVIASRSLLRVSMAAKKLIAATGRQCLPLSMDVRAPPAIMAAVDQALKEFGKIDILINGAAGNFLCPASALSFNAFKTVVDIDTIGTFNVSRVLYEKFFRVGVLSARISSLPAADLPPHPPVLQDHGGVIVNITATLNLRGQVLQVHAGSAKAAVDAMTRHLAVEWGPQNIRINSLAPGPISGTEGLRRLGGSPARVSTKALVSPLQRLGNKTEIAHSVLYLASPLASFVTGTMLVVDGGAWLTSPNDTKQLADFESSSAKL; from the exons ATGGCTCAGCTGCCGCCCGACGTGGAAGAGGACGAATGTCTTCCTGAGTACCGCTACCTGTTCTGCCCGGACCTGCTCCA GGACAAAGTGGCCTTTATCACAGGAGGTGGCTCTGGAATTGGGTTCCGGATTGCTGAGATATTCATGCG CTATACTCTACCTGAGACCCTGAGGGAACCCACTGGTACAACTGCTGTCCTCAGGCTTGCCATCTGGTTTTGCAGGCATGGCTGCCACACGGTCATCGCCAGCAGGAGTCTGCTGAGAGTTTCCATG GCTGCCAAGAAGTTGATTGCTGCTACTGGCCGGCAGTGTCTCCCTTTATCTATGGATGTCCGAGCTCCCCCAGCCATCATGGCCGCTGTGGACCAGGCACTGAAGGAGTTTGGCAAAATCGATATCCTTATTAATG GTGCAGCTGGAAACTTCTTGTGTCCCGCCAGTGCTCTGTCCTTCAATGCCTTCAAGACTGTGGTTGACATTGACACCATTGGCACCTTCAATGTGTCTCGTGTGCTCTATGAGAAGTTCTTCCGGGTGGGTGTCCTCTCGGCCAGGATCTCCTCTCTGCCTGCTGCTGACTTACCACCCCACCCTCCTGTGTTACAGGACCATGGAGGGGTGATCGTGAACATCACTGCTACCCTGAATCTCCGGGGGCAGGTGCTCCAGGTGCACGCAGGCTCTGCCAAGGCAGCTGTGG ATGCAATGACACGGCACTTGGCTGTGGAGTGGGGTCCCCAGAACATTCGCATCAACAGCCTTGCCCCAGGCCCCATCAGTGGCACAGAGGGCTTACGGCGATTGG GTGGTTCCCCGGCCAGAGTAAGCACAAAGGCCCTTGTGAGCCCTCTGCAGAGGCTGGGAAACAAGACGGAGATTGCCCATAGTGTGCTCTACCTGGCCAGCCCTCTGGCTTCCTTTGTGACTGGGACCATGCTGGTTGTTGATGGTGGGGCCTGGCTGACATCCCCTAATGACACCAAGCAGCTGGCAGACTTCGAATCCTCCTCTGCTAAGCTCTAG
- the Decr2 gene encoding peroxisomal 2,4-dienoyl-CoA reductase [(3E)-enoyl-CoA-producing] isoform X5 — translation MAQLPPDVEEDECLPEYRYLFCPDLLQDKVAFITGGGSGIGFRIAEIFMRHGCHTVIASRSLLRVSMAAKKLIAATGRQCLPLSMDVRAPPAIMAAVDQALKEFGKIDILINGAAGNFLCPASALSFNAFKTVVDIDTIGTFNVSRVLYEKFFRVGVLSARISSLPAADLPPHPPVLQDHGGVIVNITATLNLRGQVLQVHAGSAKAAVDAMTRHLAVEWGPQNIRINSLAPGPISGTEGLRRLGGSPARVSTKALVSPLQRLGNKTEIAHSVLYLASPLASFVTGTMLVVDGGAWLTSPNDTKQLADFESSSAKL, via the exons ATGGCTCAGCTGCCGCCCGACGTGGAAGAGGACGAATGTCTTCCTGAGTACCGCTACCTGTTCTGCCCGGACCTGCTCCA GGACAAAGTGGCCTTTATCACAGGAGGTGGCTCTGGAATTGGGTTCCGGATTGCTGAGATATTCATGCG GCATGGCTGCCACACGGTCATCGCCAGCAGGAGTCTGCTGAGAGTTTCCATG GCTGCCAAGAAGTTGATTGCTGCTACTGGCCGGCAGTGTCTCCCTTTATCTATGGATGTCCGAGCTCCCCCAGCCATCATGGCCGCTGTGGACCAGGCACTGAAGGAGTTTGGCAAAATCGATATCCTTATTAATG GTGCAGCTGGAAACTTCTTGTGTCCCGCCAGTGCTCTGTCCTTCAATGCCTTCAAGACTGTGGTTGACATTGACACCATTGGCACCTTCAATGTGTCTCGTGTGCTCTATGAGAAGTTCTTCCGGGTGGGTGTCCTCTCGGCCAGGATCTCCTCTCTGCCTGCTGCTGACTTACCACCCCACCCTCCTGTGTTACAGGACCATGGAGGGGTGATCGTGAACATCACTGCTACCCTGAATCTCCGGGGGCAGGTGCTCCAGGTGCACGCAGGCTCTGCCAAGGCAGCTGTGG ATGCAATGACACGGCACTTGGCTGTGGAGTGGGGTCCCCAGAACATTCGCATCAACAGCCTTGCCCCAGGCCCCATCAGTGGCACAGAGGGCTTACGGCGATTGG GTGGTTCCCCGGCCAGAGTAAGCACAAAGGCCCTTGTGAGCCCTCTGCAGAGGCTGGGAAACAAGACGGAGATTGCCCATAGTGTGCTCTACCTGGCCAGCCCTCTGGCTTCCTTTGTGACTGGGACCATGCTGGTTGTTGATGGTGGGGCCTGGCTGACATCCCCTAATGACACCAAGCAGCTGGCAGACTTCGAATCCTCCTCTGCTAAGCTCTAG
- the Decr2 gene encoding peroxisomal 2,4-dienoyl-CoA reductase [(3E)-enoyl-CoA-producing] isoform X4 — MAQLPPDVEEDECLPEYRYLFCPDLLHDLLKGHFFSCFRDKVAFITGGGSGIGFRIAEIFMRHGCHTVIASRSLLRVSMAAKKLIAATGRQCLPLSMDVRAPPAIMAAVDQALKEFGKIDILINGAAGNFLCPASALSFNAFKTVVDIDTIGTFNVSRVLYEKFFRVGVLSARISSLPAADLPPHPPVLQDHGGVIVNITATLNLRGQVLQVHAGSAKAAVDAMTRHLAVEWGPQNIRINSLAPGPISGTEGLRRLGGSPARVSTKALVSPLQRLGNKTEIAHSVLYLASPLASFVTGTMLVVDGGAWLTSPNDTKQLADFESSSAKL; from the exons ATGGCTCAGCTGCCGCCCGACGTGGAAGAGGACGAATGTCTTCCTGAGTACCGCTACCTGTTCTGCCCGGACCTGCTCCA TGACCTTTTAAAAGGTCACTTCTTTTCTTGTTTCAGGGACAAAGTGGCCTTTATCACAGGAGGTGGCTCTGGAATTGGGTTCCGGATTGCTGAGATATTCATGCG GCATGGCTGCCACACGGTCATCGCCAGCAGGAGTCTGCTGAGAGTTTCCATG GCTGCCAAGAAGTTGATTGCTGCTACTGGCCGGCAGTGTCTCCCTTTATCTATGGATGTCCGAGCTCCCCCAGCCATCATGGCCGCTGTGGACCAGGCACTGAAGGAGTTTGGCAAAATCGATATCCTTATTAATG GTGCAGCTGGAAACTTCTTGTGTCCCGCCAGTGCTCTGTCCTTCAATGCCTTCAAGACTGTGGTTGACATTGACACCATTGGCACCTTCAATGTGTCTCGTGTGCTCTATGAGAAGTTCTTCCGGGTGGGTGTCCTCTCGGCCAGGATCTCCTCTCTGCCTGCTGCTGACTTACCACCCCACCCTCCTGTGTTACAGGACCATGGAGGGGTGATCGTGAACATCACTGCTACCCTGAATCTCCGGGGGCAGGTGCTCCAGGTGCACGCAGGCTCTGCCAAGGCAGCTGTGG ATGCAATGACACGGCACTTGGCTGTGGAGTGGGGTCCCCAGAACATTCGCATCAACAGCCTTGCCCCAGGCCCCATCAGTGGCACAGAGGGCTTACGGCGATTGG GTGGTTCCCCGGCCAGAGTAAGCACAAAGGCCCTTGTGAGCCCTCTGCAGAGGCTGGGAAACAAGACGGAGATTGCCCATAGTGTGCTCTACCTGGCCAGCCCTCTGGCTTCCTTTGTGACTGGGACCATGCTGGTTGTTGATGGTGGGGCCTGGCTGACATCCCCTAATGACACCAAGCAGCTGGCAGACTTCGAATCCTCCTCTGCTAAGCTCTAG
- the Decr2 gene encoding peroxisomal 2,4-dienoyl-CoA reductase [(3E)-enoyl-CoA-producing] isoform X3, whose product MAQLPPDVEEDECLPEYRYLFCPDLLHDLLKGHFFSCFRDKVAFITGGGSGIGFRIAEIFMRYTLPETLREPTGTTAVLRLAIWFCRHGCHTVIASRSLLRVSMAAKKLIAATGRQCLPLSMDVRAPPAIMAAVDQALKEFGKIDILINGAAGNFLCPASALSFNAFKTVVDIDTIGTFNVSRVLYEKFFRDHGGVIVNITATLNLRGQVLQVHAGSAKAAVDAMTRHLAVEWGPQNIRINSLAPGPISGTEGLRRLGGSPARVSTKALVSPLQRLGNKTEIAHSVLYLASPLASFVTGTMLVVDGGAWLTSPNDTKQLADFESSSAKL is encoded by the exons ATGGCTCAGCTGCCGCCCGACGTGGAAGAGGACGAATGTCTTCCTGAGTACCGCTACCTGTTCTGCCCGGACCTGCTCCA TGACCTTTTAAAAGGTCACTTCTTTTCTTGTTTCAGGGACAAAGTGGCCTTTATCACAGGAGGTGGCTCTGGAATTGGGTTCCGGATTGCTGAGATATTCATGCG CTATACTCTACCTGAGACCCTGAGGGAACCCACTGGTACAACTGCTGTCCTCAGGCTTGCCATCTGGTTTTGCAGGCATGGCTGCCACACGGTCATCGCCAGCAGGAGTCTGCTGAGAGTTTCCATG GCTGCCAAGAAGTTGATTGCTGCTACTGGCCGGCAGTGTCTCCCTTTATCTATGGATGTCCGAGCTCCCCCAGCCATCATGGCCGCTGTGGACCAGGCACTGAAGGAGTTTGGCAAAATCGATATCCTTATTAATG GTGCAGCTGGAAACTTCTTGTGTCCCGCCAGTGCTCTGTCCTTCAATGCCTTCAAGACTGTGGTTGACATTGACACCATTGGCACCTTCAATGTGTCTCGTGTGCTCTATGAGAAGTTCTTCCGG GACCATGGAGGGGTGATCGTGAACATCACTGCTACCCTGAATCTCCGGGGGCAGGTGCTCCAGGTGCACGCAGGCTCTGCCAAGGCAGCTGTGG ATGCAATGACACGGCACTTGGCTGTGGAGTGGGGTCCCCAGAACATTCGCATCAACAGCCTTGCCCCAGGCCCCATCAGTGGCACAGAGGGCTTACGGCGATTGG GTGGTTCCCCGGCCAGAGTAAGCACAAAGGCCCTTGTGAGCCCTCTGCAGAGGCTGGGAAACAAGACGGAGATTGCCCATAGTGTGCTCTACCTGGCCAGCCCTCTGGCTTCCTTTGTGACTGGGACCATGCTGGTTGTTGATGGTGGGGCCTGGCTGACATCCCCTAATGACACCAAGCAGCTGGCAGACTTCGAATCCTCCTCTGCTAAGCTCTAG
- the Decr2 gene encoding peroxisomal 2,4-dienoyl-CoA reductase [(3E)-enoyl-CoA-producing] isoform X6, which translates to MAQLPPDVEEDECLPEYRYLFCPDLLQDKVAFITGGGSGIGFRIAEIFMRHGCHTVIASRSLLRVSMAAKKLIAATGRQCLPLSMDVRAPPAIMAAVDQALKEFGKIDILINGAAGNFLCPASALSFNAFKTVVDIDTIGTFNVSRVLYEKFFRDHGGVIVNITATLNLRGQVLQVHAGSAKAAVDAMTRHLAVEWGPQNIRINSLAPGPISGTEGLRRLGGSPARVSTKALVSPLQRLGNKTEIAHSVLYLASPLASFVTGTMLVVDGGAWLTSPNDTKQLADFESSSAKL; encoded by the exons ATGGCTCAGCTGCCGCCCGACGTGGAAGAGGACGAATGTCTTCCTGAGTACCGCTACCTGTTCTGCCCGGACCTGCTCCA GGACAAAGTGGCCTTTATCACAGGAGGTGGCTCTGGAATTGGGTTCCGGATTGCTGAGATATTCATGCG GCATGGCTGCCACACGGTCATCGCCAGCAGGAGTCTGCTGAGAGTTTCCATG GCTGCCAAGAAGTTGATTGCTGCTACTGGCCGGCAGTGTCTCCCTTTATCTATGGATGTCCGAGCTCCCCCAGCCATCATGGCCGCTGTGGACCAGGCACTGAAGGAGTTTGGCAAAATCGATATCCTTATTAATG GTGCAGCTGGAAACTTCTTGTGTCCCGCCAGTGCTCTGTCCTTCAATGCCTTCAAGACTGTGGTTGACATTGACACCATTGGCACCTTCAATGTGTCTCGTGTGCTCTATGAGAAGTTCTTCCGG GACCATGGAGGGGTGATCGTGAACATCACTGCTACCCTGAATCTCCGGGGGCAGGTGCTCCAGGTGCACGCAGGCTCTGCCAAGGCAGCTGTGG ATGCAATGACACGGCACTTGGCTGTGGAGTGGGGTCCCCAGAACATTCGCATCAACAGCCTTGCCCCAGGCCCCATCAGTGGCACAGAGGGCTTACGGCGATTGG GTGGTTCCCCGGCCAGAGTAAGCACAAAGGCCCTTGTGAGCCCTCTGCAGAGGCTGGGAAACAAGACGGAGATTGCCCATAGTGTGCTCTACCTGGCCAGCCCTCTGGCTTCCTTTGTGACTGGGACCATGCTGGTTGTTGATGGTGGGGCCTGGCTGACATCCCCTAATGACACCAAGCAGCTGGCAGACTTCGAATCCTCCTCTGCTAAGCTCTAG
- the Nme4 gene encoding nucleoside diphosphate kinase, mitochondrial isoform X2, with translation MGGLYGRAALRALLCGPRPPGPRQLVRPSSGGPSWTQERTLVAVKPDGVQRRLIGAVIQRFERRGFKLVGMKMLQAPESILAEHYQDLQRKPFYPALISYMSSGPVVAMVWEGYNVVRASRAMIGHSDSTEAAPGTIRGDFSIHISRNIIHASDSVEGAQREIQLWFQSSELVNWADGGHYSSSYPA, from the exons ATGGGCGGCCTCTACGGGCGTGCAGCGCTTCGGGCGCTGTTGTGCGGGCCGCGCCCCCCGGGCCCGCGCCAGCTGGTGCGCCCCAGCTCGG GAGGGCCCTCCTGGACCCAGGAGCGCACCCTGGTTGCAGTGAAGCCAGATGGGGTACAGCGGCGGCTCATTGGAGCTGTGATCCAGCGCTTTGAGAGGCGGGGCTTCAAGCTGGTTGGCATGAAGATGCTGCAG GCACCTGAGAGCATCCTTGCTGAGCACTACCAGGACCTACAGAGGAAGCCCTTTTACCCAGCCCTCATCAGCTACATGAGCTCTGGGCCCGTGGTGGCAATG GTCTGGGAAGGGTACAATGTGGTCCGCGCCTCAAGGGCCATGATAGGACACAGTGACTCCACTGAGGCTGCCCCTGGGACCATCCGGGGGGACTTCAGCATCCACATCAGCAG GAACATCATCCACGCCAGTGACTCAGTGGAAGGGGCCCAGAGAGAGATCCAGCTGTGGTTCCAGAGCAGCGAGCTGGTGAACTGGGCAGATGGGGGCCACTATAGCAGCAGCTACCCAGCTTGA